A single window of Anomaloglossus baeobatrachus isolate aAnoBae1 chromosome 5, aAnoBae1.hap1, whole genome shotgun sequence DNA harbors:
- the LOC142313212 gene encoding uncharacterized protein LOC142313212: MDFKARETSWLSKASTIFSKGTGVILPQSSCKDSIKRYRNVLHKKTKIWWTSNSLERYCEQEIIPRGLRIHLYPSFDLEQEDLILRWQKAAAKCSFEFMKIINEKNKITLLKLEEEIKELEEGLQKDLSKDDLQELFASLDKDFERWEKEISTDKLKKYQRDIQDFESKKIYKWQIKKESKMATSRFASNQSLNSASESNVSTSGSEGPRDPSYNGYRGKRKGYDIFNPRDKRKDGPQTRSQR, translated from the exons ATGGATTTCAAAGCCAGGGAAACCAGCTGGCTGTCCAAAGCCTCTACTATATTTAGCAAGGGTACCGGTGTGATTTTACCCCAGTCATCATGCAAAGATAGTATCAAGAGATACAGGAATGttttacataaaaaaacaaaaatttggtGGACAAGTAACTCCCTTGAGCGATATTGTGAGCAAGAAATCATCCCCCGGGGTCTTAGGATTCATTTATATCCTAGCTTTGATCTGGAGCAGGAAGATTTGATCCTAAGATGGCAGAAGGCTGCTGCAAAATGTTCGTTTGAATTTATGAAAATTATAAACGAAAAGAATAAAATTACCTTGCTTAAATTAGAGGAGGAGATAAAGGAACTTGAGGAGGGCCTTCAAAAAGATCTATCTAAGGATGACCTACAAGAACTTTTTGCGAGCCTGGATAAGGATTTTGAACGGTGGGAGAAGGAGATCAGCACTGATAAATTGAAAAAATATCAGCGCGATATCCAAGATTTTGAGAGTAAAAAAATTTATAAATGGCAGATAAAGAAGGAATCCAAGATGGCTACTTCCAGATTTGCCTCTAATCAATCGTTGAATTCTGCATCTGAGAGCAATGTGTCTAcaagcggctcagaaggtcccagagaTCCCTCATATAATGGATACAGAGGGAAACGTAAAGGATATGATATCTTCAATCCGAGGGACAAACGTAAGGATGGGCCGCAG ACGCGTTCACAGCGGTGA